One Pyrus communis chromosome 13, drPyrComm1.1, whole genome shotgun sequence genomic window carries:
- the LOC137713413 gene encoding uncharacterized protein: MDTKIHLEAGNLGETIKEENSASYPDWAKAMIFIHHHIDEGLKSEYLTVEDPLAIWKDFKLVAEYNSAMFRINSQITLCGETITEQAEQNNELLMKNHQSRPTGSAPFPEMNDASLEVKATSSGGNNHKKERGYKRGRWNRKGKNHGVQFHN, encoded by the exons atggataccaagatccatttgGAGGCAGGGAATCTTGGAGAAACCATTAAGGAAGAAAACAGTGCATCCTATCCAGATTGGGCGAaggccatgatctttatccATCACCACATTGATGAAGGACTAAAGAGCGAGtacttaacggttgaagatccaTTAGCTATTTGGAAG GATTTCAAGTTAGtggctgagtacaattctgcgaTGTTCAGAATTAACTCCCAGATAACGCTCTGTGGGGAAACCATCACTGAACAAG ctgaacaaaacaatgagctcttgatgaaaaatcatcagtctcgacctactggatctgcaccattcccagaaaTGAATGAtgcttccctcgaagtgaaAGCCACATCCTCTGGTGGCAATAATCATAAAAAAGAACGTGGCTACAAGCGAGGCCGGTGGAACAGGAAGGGTAAGAATCATGGTGTCCAGTTTCACAACTAG
- the LOC137713846 gene encoding uncharacterized protein: MAMVAPPGSLPPASLKIGGGTATVKRKTPSQLRGEQRMNAVEISDESPAPLLGSTNEAENGLKKQELSRNPRYIDIRMDEVYPAKKSRFKILNAKESISMEKLSSVKNLSLLSNLASKRKQQLSGSQNVASAEHTKEGTSKVYRTIEKCSQTTFCSVTELSSGGDRLSGFAAVDVDKALKGIDAQESTIGLPAYISERSGDPTSTCLGDFCLPGGKVPLDFTLKTSMRVVSSSPVKWIHRAIACGAYTSMPNLKFQSDCYQDQNMSRGSGLTLNSKVIISEQLYSWVYPQSTLPPSLIQVLTSSTAERVETDFLRKRQVAWDDSFQSLYYMLRNGTCDIFYVCTPYFVVMFTACNVSVGSKRISNAYISQSTRAIRSLLREHDVSFTMPLCRSKVEQVTPDVLVELSEMEKQNFGQTRRLSSSSDIDNTPESLLVFSGNKNVHGVFDILLNYRSLLTALMVMDVPILYSPVPFQSAAISSPEIKCTELKRADHIVAPKKTTAKDGSMQGLSAGLCSSVEIKDPYLPPWIICSLLALLGSEERSFEASFMNEPSSIGLNVAVEAVPEKSDRPDAAAEDLQKSTSAFGIPGAIVMPQLRLGFLKTLKFSNGSYSASLSPTSEAE, translated from the exons ATGGCGATGGTTGCTCCACCCGGTTCTCTACCTCCTGCATCTCTGAAGATTGGTGGTGGGACGGCAACAGTCAAGAGAAAGACACCATCTCAACTGAGA GGAGAACAGCGGATGAATGCTGTGGAGATAAGCGATGAATCTCCagctcctttgcttggttctacAAA TGAAGCAGAAAATGGGCTAAAGAAACAAGAACTGTCAAGGAATCCTAGATACATTGACATTCGTATGGATGAAGTTTACCCTGCAAAAAAATCTAGGTTCAAGATACTTAATGCTAAG GAAAGTATTTCAATGGAGAAACTTAGCAGTGTGAAGAATCTTTCTTTGCTCTCTAATTTGGCTTCGAAGAGGAAACAACAACTTTCTGG TTCCCAAAATGTAGCTTCTGCTGAACATACCAAAGAAGGCACGTCAAAAGTTTATCGAACTATTGAAAAGTGTAGTCAAACTACTTTCTGTAGTGTTACTGAGCTTTCATCAGGCGGTGACAGATTGTCGGGCTTTGCAGCTGTCGATGTG GATAAAGCATTAAAAGGAATAGATGCCCAGGAATCTACAATTGGCTTACCTGCTTATATTTCTGAAAGAAGTGGTGATCCTACATCAACTTGTTTAGGCGACTTTTGCTTGCCTGGTGGAAAGGTTCCTCTGGATTTTACTTTGAAAACTAGTATGCGGGTGGTGTCCTCTTCCCCAGTGAAATG GATTCATAGGGCAATAGCGTGCGGTGCCTACACTAGTATGCCCAATCTCAAGTTCCAATCTGATTGTTATCAGGATCAAAATATGAGCCGTGGCTCAGGGCTCACATTGAATTCCAAAGTCATTATTTCTGAACAATTATATTCCTGGGTTTATCCTCAATCTACCTTACCGCCTTCTCTCATACAAGTTTTGACATCATCAACAGCTGAGAGAG TGGAAACAGATTTCTTGAGAAAACGACAGGTAGCATGGGATGACTCATTTCAGAGTCTATACTACATGCTTCGTAATGGTACCTGTGATATCTTTTATG TGTGTACCCCATATTTTGTGGTAATGTTCACGGCTTGTAATGTCTCGGTGGGCTCGAAACGCATCAGCAATGCTTATATCTCCCAATCAACAAGAGCCATACGATCATTGTTAAGAGAGCAT GATGTTTCTTTCACTATGCCTCTTTGCCGTTCGAAAGTAGAGCAAGTCACTCCAGATGTTCTTGTTGAGCTCTCAGAGATGGAGAAGCAGAATTTCGGCCAG ACTCGGCGCTTGAGTTCCTCTTCTGATATAGATAATACCCCGGAATCATTGCTAGTTTTCAGTGGCAATAAAAATGTACATGGAgtgtttgatattttgttaaattatag ATCGTTGTTGACTGCTTTAATGGTAATGGATGTCCCTATATTATATTCACCTGTGCCGTTTCAGAGTGCTGCCATTTCTTCTCCAGAG attaaatGCACGGAATTGAAAAGAGCAGACCATATTGTTGCTCCTAAGAAAACCACCGCAAAAGATGGATCCATGCAAGGCTTATCTGCTGGTCTCTGCTCTAGTGTTGAAATTAAGGATCCATATCTTCCACCATGGATTATTTGCAGCCTACTTGCCCTTCTGGGCTCCGAAGAGAGAAGCTTCGAGGCGAG CTTTATGAACGAACCTTCATCAATCGGGTTGAATGTTGCTGTAGAAGCAGTTCCTGAGAAATCTGATCGTCCTGATGCGGCAGCTGAAGACTTACAAAAAAGCACCTCTGCTTTTGGTATTCCAGGAGCCATTGTTATGCCTCAGTTGCGTTTGGGtttcttgaaaactttgaagtTCTCAAATGGTTCTTATTCGGCTTCCCTTTCTCCTACCTCAGAAGCTGAATAG
- the LOC137713321 gene encoding myosin-binding protein 7-like: protein MDSEAFPSSKPMVKCCNCECSCSLVSVSSGGTWLRSVKRKYGEFEDGNRFFIPGLELYYNARVQMENECIALRETLSSQQKTIQDLYTELDEERNASSSAANEAMSMILRLQREKAEIQMEARQFKCFVEEKMAHEQQELLALEDLLYKREQAIQALTCEVQAYKHRMMSYGLTESEAEGDQGSFSRIQSVGDFEAQYELPTTPTYEYPPLKCKINETQGVLECDDDADIEKYAFGENPHGRDHLRNLESRLFQMEGSPSGSPMERDFSGTKNFFEKVVVGHSPRRSRHSGRLSSDSLMYTVKETGPDFTESPRYNNSFRKADYVSQSEDYPNARKFDNVSEVGDDMSDRVYTIDSVHIGAPYNGYTEAKSGVTPRGLSGPDFEDPDVMKLYMRLQALEADRESMRQAMLSMRTDKAQLVLLKEIAQHLCNDLSPEKRMIVKKPSIVGRLSSMSVFKWIKSFVFWRRRACRSKHMFGLSANVGLLMMLDKGPHVRQWRCLTSTQV, encoded by the exons ATGGATTCAGAAGCATTTCCATCCTCGAAGCCGATGGTGAAATGTTGTAATTGTGAATGTAGTTGTTCGCTGGTGAGTGTCTCATCAGGGGGGACTTGGCTTCGGTCGGTAAAGAGAAAGTATGGCGAGTTTGAGGATGGTAACCGTTTCTTTATACCTGGGCTTGAACTTTATTATAATGCGCGAGTCCAGATGGAGAACGAATGCATTGCACTTCGCGAAACACTTAGTAGCCAGCAGAAAACCATACAAGATTTGTATACCGAGCTGGACGAGGAGAGGAATGCTTCATCATCCGCTGCCAATGAGGCTATGTCAATGATTTTGAGGTTGCAGAGGGAGAAGGCTGAAATACAGATGGAGGCCCGGCAATTCAAGTGTTTCGTTGAGGAGAAGATGGCACATGAGCAGCAGGAGCTTTTGGCACTGGAAGATTTGCTGTATAAGAGAGAGCAGGCGATTCAGGCACTCACATGTGAAGTGCAGGCCTATAAGCACAGAATGATGAGTTATGGGCTCACGGAGTCTGAGGCAGAAGGTGACCAGGGTTCCTTTAGCCGTATCCAAAGCGTGGGTGACTTTGAAGCCCAATATGAACTACCGACAACGCCCACATATGAATACCCACCTCTGAAATGTAAGATAAATGAGACCCAAGGTGTGTTGGAGTGTGATGATGATGCAGACATTGAGAAATATGCATTTGGTGAGAATCCTCATGGGAGAGACCATTTGAGAAATTTGGAAAGCAGGCTCTTTCAGATGGAGGGGAGTCCGAGCGGCAGTCCAATGGAGAGGGATTTTTCAGGTACCaagaatttttttgaaaaggtGGTGGTTGGCCATTCTCCTAGGCGATCAAGACATTCTGGGAGACTTTCAAGTGACTCGCTTATGTATACAGTTAAAGAAACTGGTCCAGATTTTACTGAATCTCCTCGATATAACAACAGCTTCAGGAAGGCAGACTATGTCTCACAGTCAGAGGACTATCCAAATGCTAGAAAGTTTGATAATGTATCAGAAGTTGGAGACGACATGAGTGACAGAGTTTATACCATTGACTCTGTTCATATTGGAGCACCTTACAATGGTTATACAGAAGCCAAATCTGGAGTTACTCCTAGGGGACTTAGTGGGCCTGATTTTGAGGATCCTGATGTCATGAAGCTCTATATGAGGCTTCAGGCACTTGAGGCTGACAGGGAGTCAATGAGGCAGGCAATGCTTTCAATGCGAACAGATAAAGCTCAACTGGTATTGCTTAAAGAAATAGCTCAACATTTGTGTAATGATTTGTCACCGGAGAAACGAATGATTGTGAAGAAACCGTCTATCGTTGGACGCTTATCTTCCATGTCTGTTTTTAAG TGGATCAAGTCCTTTGTTTTCTGGAGAAGGAGAGCGTGCCGAAGCAA GCATATGTTTGGGCTATCAGCCAATGTGGGTTTGCTTATGATGTTAGACAAGGGTCCCCATGTAAGGCAGTGGAGATGTCTTACAAGCACGCAAGTGTAA